A portion of the Thunnus albacares chromosome 5, fThuAlb1.1, whole genome shotgun sequence genome contains these proteins:
- the mfsd5 gene encoding molybdate-anion transporter, which translates to MLVTAYFAITVLLALCVGLELTARRLTPPQPTPTAVANPAFRRFQSIFLRAYLLALWADWLQGPYLYKLYRHYSFLESQIAILYVCGLASCVLFAPFSGWLPQVLGRRQTCLLFCLSYAACCLTKLSRDYFVLIVGRVLGGLSTSLLSTTFEAWYVHRHVDVHDFPKEWIPSTFTKAATWNHALAVGAGLVANMLAEWLHLGPVAPFLLAVPCLVCCAWVVLTDWGKEEAEGGPEGDKQTRLLGAPNGGVTRLSAKARFSRSCHEGLRCLLSDRRVMLLGGVQALFESVLYIFVFLWTPVLDPHGPPLGIVFSCLMAASMAGSLLYRLATSTRYRLQPGHVLCLAVLMAFFSFFMLTFSTAPGQPRPHESFLAFLLLELACGLYFPAVSFLQGRVIPEEKRAGVLAWFRLPLHLLACLGLLALHGEVSGTGGGEGGSGTRHMFGGCAVMMLAALMAVVSLFTLGRNDTDLRLEGARGEGEMF; encoded by the coding sequence ATGTTGGTAACAGCATATTTTGCCATCACTGTCCTGCTTGCTCTGTGTGTTGGCCTCGAGCTCACAGCACGCCGCCTCACCCCACCTCAGCCGACTCCTACTGCTGTAGCCAACCCAGCCTTCCGTCGCTTCCAGAGTATATTTCTCCGGGCATACCTTTTGGCTTTGTGGGCAGACTGGCTCCAGGGTCCTTACCTCTACAAACTCTACCGCCACTACAGCTTCCTGGAATCTCAAATAGCCATCTTATATGTCTGTGGCCTGGCCTCCTGTGTTCTGTTTGCTCCTTTTTCAGGCTGGCTCCCTCAAGTTTTGGGCCGCAGACAGACATGTCTTCTCTTCTGCCTGTCCTACGCTGCTTGTTGTCTCACCAAGCTGTCCAGAGACTACTTTGTGTTGATTGTGGGCCGTGTACTGGGGGGTTTGTCCACATCCCTGCTGTCCACCACATTTGAAGCCTGGTATGTGCACCGTCATGTAGATGTCCACGATTTTCCCAAGGAGTGGATCCCCAGTACCTTCACCAAAGCTGCGACCTGGAACCATGCGCTCGCTGTGGGAGCAGGGCTGGTGGCTAACATGCTGGCCGAGTGGCTCCACCTGGGGCCAGTGGCTCCCTTTCTCCTGGCTGTCCCCTGCTTAGTTTGCTGTGCCTGGGTGGTGCTAACAGATTGGGGCAAGGAAGAGGCTGAAGGAGGTCCTGAAGGGGACAAACAGACAAGGCTCCTTGGCGCTCCAAATGGAGGTGTGACACGTTTGTCTGCAAAAGCCCGGTTCTCACGCAGCTGCCATGAAGGGCTGCGCTGCCTGCTGTCAGACAGGAGAGTCATGCTCTTGGGCGGAGTGCAGGCTCTGTTTGAAAGTGTCCTCTACATTTTTGTGTTCCTGTGGACCCCAGTACTGGATCCTCATGGGCCTCCTTTGGGGATAGTGTTCTCTTGTCTCATGGCTGCCAGTATGGCTGGTTCCTTGCTGTACCGCCTAGCCACCTCCACACGCTACCGTCTACAGCCTGGCCACGTGCTCTGCTTGGCTGTTCTGATggctttcttctctttcttcatgCTAACCTTCTCCACTGCCCCGGGCCAACCTAGACCTCATGAATCCTTTCTGGCCTtcctgctgctggagctggCCTGTGGCCTTTACTTCCCTGCCGTCAGTTTTCTCCAGGGCAGGGTGATCCCAGAGGAGAAACGGGCAGGTGTGCTGGCCTGGTTCCGGCTGCCTCTGCACCTGCTAGCCTGCCTAGGGCTGCTGGCGCTCCACGGGGAGGTATCAGGGACAGGTGGAGGGGAAGGTGGCAGCGGTACCAGACATATGTTCGGAGGTTGTGCAGTCATGATGCTGGCAGCTTTGATGGCTGTCGTCAGTCTGTTCACCCTGGGCAGGAATGACACAGACCTGAGACTGGAGGGAGccagaggggagggggagatgTTCTGA
- the nr1d4a gene encoding nuclear receptor subfamily 1, group D, member 4a isoform X1, giving the protein MDNSPGGSGGVILYAGSSGSGSPSPGSPGSPSSGYQTQSPSSHSQPSSPEEVTFTEIGVLKHRAAGCTNQSSKLVFQFPEVYSGPSAAAAQVTQHTYTHPIAAKRPCGFTGTFTKTGGMVLLCKVCGDIASGFHYGVHACEGCKGFFRRSIQQNINYKMCVKNENCLIMRMNRNRCQHCRFKKCLSVGMSRDAVRFGRIPKREKQRLLDEMQSYMNSLNESAAMDMDSSSVRDTPSSPEDGNSKEAIGAISRAYRDIFTSNNNNSSSSQDRAAETAHIAATNNNTSHFSQDASFHQVSSHPNSAQSYQSCPVAPASRCPVAPNDNQPTFHNVENNHITYLVSTNQNHDQSNVTTPQRGSSINHNSFRNAGSATNQPSCPWKLAPGAKVLACPLNACPVSGAEHSSQEIWESFSQCFTPAVKEVVEFAKGIPGFQELSQQDQVMLLKSGTFQVLMVRFCTLFNAQERTVTFLNGQTYPLSTLRALGMGSLLDAMFEFSEKLGSLGLEPDEMALFMAVVLVSADRSGISDMRAVEQLQEGLIRALRSLITRRRPDDTALFPKLLLRLPDLRTLNNLHSDKLLAFRIDP; this is encoded by the exons aTGGACAACAGTCCTGGAG GAAGCGGAGGAGTCATCCTGTACGCAGGCTCCTCTGGCAGTGGCAGCCCCAGCCCCGGTAGCCCCGGCAGCCCCTCTAGCGGGTACCAGACACAGTCACCTTCTTCACACTCCCAGCCCTCATCTCCAGAGGAGGTTACCTTCACAGAGATTGGGGTGCTGAAACACAGGGCAGCAGGGTGCACTAACCAATCCTCAAAACTGGTGTTCCAGTTCCCAGAGGTCTACAGTGGGCCCTCAGCAGCAGCCGCTCAGGTCACTCAGCATACCTATACACACCCCATCGCTGCAAAGAGGCCATGCGGGTTCACAGGAACTTTCACCA AGACAGGTGGAATGGTCCTGCTCTGCAAAGTCTGTGGAGACATCGCATCTGGATTCCACTATGGAGTGCATGCATGCGAAGGTTGCAAG ggGTTTTTCCGCCGCAGCATCCAGCAGAACATCAACTACAAGATGTGTGTGAAGAACGAGAACTGTCTGATCATGCGTATGAACCGCAACCGGTGCCAGCACTGCCGCTTCAAGAAATGTCTCTCTGTTGGCATGTCAAGAGATG CTGTGCGTTTTGGCCGCATCCCTAAAAGAGAGAAGCAGCGACTTCTGGATGAGATGCAGAGTTACATGAACAGCCTTAATGAGTCGGCTGCCATGGACATGGACTCATCTTCAGTGAGGGACACTCCCTCCAGCCCAGAAGATGGCAACTCAAAAGAGGCCATCGGGGCCATCTCTAGAGCCTACCGTGACATCTTcaccagcaacaacaacaacagcagcagcagccaggacagagcagcagagacgGCTCACATCGCCgccacaaacaacaacacatctcACTTTTCTCAGGATGCCAGTTTTCACCAGGTCTCATCTCACCCCAACTCCGCTCAGAGTTATCAGTCTTGCCCTGTTGCCCCTGCCTCACGTTGCCCAGTTGCCCCTAACGACAACCAGCCAACATTCCACAATGTGGAGAACAATCACATCACATACTTAGTGTCAACAAATCAGAATCATGATCAGTCTAATGTCACAACACCTCAAAGAGGCAGCTCCATCAATCATAACAGTTTTCGCAATGCAGGAAGTGCCACAAATCAGCCCTCCTGCCCATGGAAGTTAGCTCCAGGAGCTAAAGTGCTG GCCTGCCCTCTCAATGCGTGCCCTGTATCAGGAGCAGAGCACTCGAGTCAGGAGATATGGGAATCTTTCTCTCAGTGTTTCACTCCTGCTGTCAAGGAGGTGGTAGAGTTTGCCAAGGGCATCCCTGGATTTCAAGAGCTTAGCCAGCAAGACCAGGTCATGCTGCTCAAATCAGGCACCTTTCAG GTTCTGATGGTGAGATTCTGCACCTTGTTTAATGCACAGGAGCGTACAGTGACCTTCCTGAATGGCCAAACTTACCCTCTGTCCACCCTGCGGGCTTTGGGCATGGGTTCCCTGCTGGATGCAATGTTTGAGTTCAGTGAGAAGTTGGGCTCCCTGGGGCTAGAACCAGATGAAATGGCCCTCTTCATGGCTGTGGTGCTGGTCTCTGCAG ATCGCTCTGGTATCTCGGACATGCGGGCTGTGGAGCAGCTCCAAGAGGGTCTGATCCGTGCCCTACGATCACTGATCACTCGTCGTCGCCCAGACGACACCGCCCTCTTCCCCAAACTCCTCTTGCGACTGCCAGATCTTCGCACCCTCAACAATCTGCACTCCGACAAACTATTGGCCTTTCGCATCGACCCTTGA
- the nr1d4a gene encoding nuclear receptor subfamily 1, group D, member 4a isoform X2, with product MPRGSGGVILYAGSSGSGSPSPGSPGSPSSGYQTQSPSSHSQPSSPEEVTFTEIGVLKHRAAGCTNQSSKLVFQFPEVYSGPSAAAAQVTQHTYTHPIAAKRPCGFTGTFTKTGGMVLLCKVCGDIASGFHYGVHACEGCKGFFRRSIQQNINYKMCVKNENCLIMRMNRNRCQHCRFKKCLSVGMSRDAVRFGRIPKREKQRLLDEMQSYMNSLNESAAMDMDSSSVRDTPSSPEDGNSKEAIGAISRAYRDIFTSNNNNSSSSQDRAAETAHIAATNNNTSHFSQDASFHQVSSHPNSAQSYQSCPVAPASRCPVAPNDNQPTFHNVENNHITYLVSTNQNHDQSNVTTPQRGSSINHNSFRNAGSATNQPSCPWKLAPGAKVLACPLNACPVSGAEHSSQEIWESFSQCFTPAVKEVVEFAKGIPGFQELSQQDQVMLLKSGTFQVLMVRFCTLFNAQERTVTFLNGQTYPLSTLRALGMGSLLDAMFEFSEKLGSLGLEPDEMALFMAVVLVSADRSGISDMRAVEQLQEGLIRALRSLITRRRPDDTALFPKLLLRLPDLRTLNNLHSDKLLAFRIDP from the exons ATGCCCAGAG GAAGCGGAGGAGTCATCCTGTACGCAGGCTCCTCTGGCAGTGGCAGCCCCAGCCCCGGTAGCCCCGGCAGCCCCTCTAGCGGGTACCAGACACAGTCACCTTCTTCACACTCCCAGCCCTCATCTCCAGAGGAGGTTACCTTCACAGAGATTGGGGTGCTGAAACACAGGGCAGCAGGGTGCACTAACCAATCCTCAAAACTGGTGTTCCAGTTCCCAGAGGTCTACAGTGGGCCCTCAGCAGCAGCCGCTCAGGTCACTCAGCATACCTATACACACCCCATCGCTGCAAAGAGGCCATGCGGGTTCACAGGAACTTTCACCA AGACAGGTGGAATGGTCCTGCTCTGCAAAGTCTGTGGAGACATCGCATCTGGATTCCACTATGGAGTGCATGCATGCGAAGGTTGCAAG ggGTTTTTCCGCCGCAGCATCCAGCAGAACATCAACTACAAGATGTGTGTGAAGAACGAGAACTGTCTGATCATGCGTATGAACCGCAACCGGTGCCAGCACTGCCGCTTCAAGAAATGTCTCTCTGTTGGCATGTCAAGAGATG CTGTGCGTTTTGGCCGCATCCCTAAAAGAGAGAAGCAGCGACTTCTGGATGAGATGCAGAGTTACATGAACAGCCTTAATGAGTCGGCTGCCATGGACATGGACTCATCTTCAGTGAGGGACACTCCCTCCAGCCCAGAAGATGGCAACTCAAAAGAGGCCATCGGGGCCATCTCTAGAGCCTACCGTGACATCTTcaccagcaacaacaacaacagcagcagcagccaggacagagcagcagagacgGCTCACATCGCCgccacaaacaacaacacatctcACTTTTCTCAGGATGCCAGTTTTCACCAGGTCTCATCTCACCCCAACTCCGCTCAGAGTTATCAGTCTTGCCCTGTTGCCCCTGCCTCACGTTGCCCAGTTGCCCCTAACGACAACCAGCCAACATTCCACAATGTGGAGAACAATCACATCACATACTTAGTGTCAACAAATCAGAATCATGATCAGTCTAATGTCACAACACCTCAAAGAGGCAGCTCCATCAATCATAACAGTTTTCGCAATGCAGGAAGTGCCACAAATCAGCCCTCCTGCCCATGGAAGTTAGCTCCAGGAGCTAAAGTGCTG GCCTGCCCTCTCAATGCGTGCCCTGTATCAGGAGCAGAGCACTCGAGTCAGGAGATATGGGAATCTTTCTCTCAGTGTTTCACTCCTGCTGTCAAGGAGGTGGTAGAGTTTGCCAAGGGCATCCCTGGATTTCAAGAGCTTAGCCAGCAAGACCAGGTCATGCTGCTCAAATCAGGCACCTTTCAG GTTCTGATGGTGAGATTCTGCACCTTGTTTAATGCACAGGAGCGTACAGTGACCTTCCTGAATGGCCAAACTTACCCTCTGTCCACCCTGCGGGCTTTGGGCATGGGTTCCCTGCTGGATGCAATGTTTGAGTTCAGTGAGAAGTTGGGCTCCCTGGGGCTAGAACCAGATGAAATGGCCCTCTTCATGGCTGTGGTGCTGGTCTCTGCAG ATCGCTCTGGTATCTCGGACATGCGGGCTGTGGAGCAGCTCCAAGAGGGTCTGATCCGTGCCCTACGATCACTGATCACTCGTCGTCGCCCAGACGACACCGCCCTCTTCCCCAAACTCCTCTTGCGACTGCCAGATCTTCGCACCCTCAACAATCTGCACTCCGACAAACTATTGGCCTTTCGCATCGACCCTTGA